The Vanessa atalanta chromosome 12, ilVanAtal1.2, whole genome shotgun sequence nucleotide sequence TGCCAAGAGAACAAGAAGATCAAAGGACTTATAAGGgacaaggttaatatttcttacagcgcaattgtctatgggcgatggcgaacacttaccatgaggtggtcCGGTTCCTTGTTCGcttacctatactataaaaaaagtctgtcttatctgttttaaattaagtaaaatgtcataaatattacattttttaagtcaaaataaCGGAACCAagatggccccgtggttagagcgcatgcatcttaaccgatgatttcttgtgcttaatttgtgtttataattcatctcgtgctcggcgatgaacgaaaacatcgtgatgaaacctgcatgtgtctaatttcaacaaaaaactgccacatgtgtattccaccaacccgcattgaagcagcgtggtggaatatgctccaaaccttctcctcaaacggggaggccttagcccagcagtgggaaatttacagactgttaatgttgttaagtgaaaaatattcaatttttaaatttaattagctaTGATTGTGCGTAGTGACGCCTAATGGTAATAGCTATGGCTACCCAAAATATTTCCCCATTTTTGAAGCAAGAAAAATAGTTTTCTACTTTTTGAActctacattatattttaagtatttgtaaGAGCCCGAGCAATATAAGACTCATGATAGATTTTAATTAGAACAGAGAAATAAATTTACCAATTTTAAATGTCTCCTGTCTTATTTCCTGTAGTACTTTCACTCTCGTGATGTTCTGAAGCAATGCctgaacattttcatttataaacgaCTTCACCCAGACGCTCCATTTTTGTACGCAGCCGGTTATTTCATCCTTGGCTAATGGGTGTAATTCTTTATTTGAAGATAACCtaaaacagtataaaataattacatttttatttaagggaCAATAACGTGTGATAAAATGTCTCCGATTTTAATAGAAGCTCGGCGACAACGACAGCACAATTTAAAAGATTCAAAAAACTGAGTTAGTCGTGGTTCGATTTTCTGACGTTAATGAACTACGAAGCCACTTCGAATTAAAGGTGAGAAATATGAACAAGAGACAATAgtttaaatcaaagaaaaactttttaaaattgtttgacaTATAATCCGAATCAATTGCACCACACCATTTATAGTAGAGCTTTCTTCTGCAACAAAGGTTCGCCCCCCCTCTTCTTAGACGaatgaaattgtaataatcaaattcatatctatttaaaattgtatgcaaaactttaaacaataaatattacacagtaCCTGTAACTAGTTACAGCAGTCGGCAATAGTTTTAAAGCCGATGGGTCACTATACTGCACTAGCTCCAGCAAAGGTTGTGAGTTTGTTTGATAAAGTTCATTGAGTTTTTCTAATACCGCACCTCCTTCATTttctgtaacaataaatataaataatgatgatgTCATAGCTATATAGCTACACTTTCTATAACCTCAATGTCTCTCTCACAATCTGATAAAACATTCCGACAGGTCCAAGAGTCCAAAGGTAAAACCATCATACCACTATGACCCGCTGTTGGAGATATATCATTTCTCAATAAAAACCTATAGGGTTTGGCCAGGGCTGTCGCTTTCACTAACCAGTAGACTGATGAGCCAGTcaacataaataatgaaaataaagaaacatcAATCTTCTTTACTTTAACTCACCGACAAAACAAGCATAGACAAGTTCCACTGTCTTCAAAACAATCTTGACACCATtgacaattttctttttaatttgtgcTTTGACATCTCCTTCAAGTATCTTTGCGAGGTCGAATTGTAATGTTGTTTTAAGACTATTGTTGCTATGGACTCCTATGAGCGTGTTCAGAAGTTGCACCATGGTTTGAGAGTCTAGCAAATAGAGACCCACAAGGCAGGAACAGGCAACCTGGAATAGTATTTCATATCTTTACCatcaattaaatcaataatcatTTTTGTGTGAGCATCTTAACAACTTTTCTgctgttattatatgtataattatcaatattgaGATCTATGTCTTATTTGGttactatttatactatatGCTAATTATTACTACAGAACCCTCAGCATAAACCCTACTCCAACATAGCCTTCTGGCctactgttaaataataatcagagACAATgggatttagacatagacaattttacatcAAATCACAGTCATTACTGTATCGGATTCCTGCACTGTTGGACATGTTAGTTGAGCAATGAGTTTTTCCTAAATTCAGATGTAGCAGCAGCTTAACACTGATGATACATGAAGTATTTACTAACCATAGATTCTTGGTCTGGATTAAATTGATCTGAATTCGTATCCACTTTTAGTTAGCTGAACTAACTCTCATTAGTTATTCTAACACCAAACACAAATACCTAATTATCTGTGTTCATCTATAGACTGCAAGTAGTTAAAGACTATCTACAGAGTCAATATACCACAGACCATGTGCTTACTCAGGCTAACTCACTCATCAAACAGTACACACACAATATTCATGTTTAACAATTGAATGTTACACAGtacatagtaatatatattgtataagatATATCAGATGATCTTTATATGGTTTTTGAGTAACCAGAATGTATAGTATACATAACTTCTTTACAACCATTAAGGAGAACTTTAATCCAGGATCTTGGGATctgcatattaaatataattatataagatggCCAGCAAGGCAGTTATGAATAagtgtgtaaaaatataaataactatccaaggttaaacaaataataatacaatagacataaaaatattatgttcataaaaTTGTCTTCATACCGAAACACTAATATCAACATCTTGCAATGTTTGCCCGCACATATCAACTATAGTCCGACTCAGATTAGACACTGAATACCACTGTTGTTGAACTACCCGTTGTAGCGACTGCATTCCTGGCTTCACATTTTTACTACCAAAGTGAAGTTGTAACCCTGAAACacaatagaaaattaatatgccaaatatataaataaaataagataaatatgaattaaaattgtattttcatcaattattgcataaaaattatgaacattATTTGTTAAAGAATGAGAATAATACCTGTATTAATATGTCTAGCCATAATGAAGAGTTGAGCAGCTTTAACAAAATCATTGACGTTGATACATTTCCAAATTCTTTCTGGTATttccattaataattttatttgtactgaCAAAGTATGTACAGGGTCTACGGTTGCCTGATgactgaaatattaattaactgtGTAGACTGattttcattcaattcaattaaaatttatatagcaAGAATGTTTAAGAtggagaaataattattatagcataCAAATTCACAAAttctattgatatttaatattaaagcttACACATAGTGTGACATATTTCAACTTGGCAATGTTTGCATTAACAGCCAAACACAAGGaaagttataaacacaaattaatataagaGTGAATTCATTAATGTCTGTTTTGGTTTGAATTGaattggatttttaaataatgattaattattttaaataaaaataccttggactctgaattaaatttttgtctatctTAAAACCTACTAAATGTGTATCGTGCAGGCTCTTGCAAGCCACCATCATATCATTTATGTGATTCAAAGTACTACTAGATGTATCTTTCATTTCTTCTATTGTGTCAGCTGCATGAATTAGGTCTCTATATCTttctctgtaataaaaaaataagcaactaTTTATAACATAGCTTACCCTCTTACCACaattattcatacaataaaaaaaaaaaaaattacaaaatgtcttttttaccataataattatgattatattaaaaaacttgcattatacaaaaataataagaatcaaTTAACACTTTCGGTAGCGTtatgattgaattaaaatataattttgcattCAAAAAATTTGACCATCTTACACCTAACCTTATATCCTGATATACAttacatcaataattattttctgtgtaataaaaagtatgtttaattaattattatacatatttctcaCCCAACCATAGCCCGCAGCTCCTCTCTTTTCCTTTCAATTTcatattgtagttttttttgtacCTGATCTATATCATTAATGTAATACGTTTGGAATAGTTGATCTGGAACAATGTCCAACAAGTTGGGTTGGTCCATATTTATTACTCTATATgtccatataatataaataaaactttaactttaaaatcGTCTAACTATTTGCAACAAATAGTCCAATATAATCAACATTCAAGTATATCGTCAACAAATTAATGTCATGTGTCACTGTCCAGAGTGACAAATATGTCCAATGTTAGTTTTGAAATGTGTTGACTTGAAATTCAGTAATACCTGTCCTAGCACAGAaaacatttgatattaattttaaatcaaatataaaaatagtatattatctctaaaattagatataactttattaaattttcgatATACCTTCTCAAAATCTAAaaacactaaattaaaaaaaaatcgtgtgtGCTTATAGTTTTAACAACAATCGCTTGGAAAGCAATTTTCTCTTCGAGCGCATCGACTTTGCTAACTAcatctcaaataaatatttcaacataattattaacatcCTTTCTAAGATTTTGaactaaaatgataaaaaaatattgaacaacatatTATTAAGACTTGTGtacattcgtttttataaaattggtagTGTACATAATTAGGCAACTCTTTGCTAATCTAATTACGGTTGGAAGAGCGTTGTGGAATCAGCCCTACCTTCTCTTCGAAATGAGAGAATGCCTTACCCAGGCAGTGTGACATTTAGAAGGACTGTTACAATAGTTTTGAAATAAGGACTGATAATGAAACAAACATCAAACTCATATAAGTACTATCCGCTTAACGATAAATTTTGTAGAAATAACACGAAGCTGTTAAGCTTCACTTAACATTGTGCATAAAACATCGTTTtccttccttttttttaaaaaaaaaaaaccattttaattaatgCATTCTAGAGAAGGTAATCTAAACTTAACTAAACTTTCGTacggtattttttgtttaactgATGAATATTTGTCGGCTTAACTGGCATAAGTTAGCGgtcttaataaatatgtattcctGGTGAGTTTCTATGGATTTTGATTTATTGGGATATTTAGCATAACAGTATTgctagaaaatattttgtactataaatatattcttaaagaccagaagtgaaaattattttttaaaaagaatagacAAATAACTATCtgacttaaattactttaaacgaataataattCACAACAAAAACGAACTCCAAAccgaaaaatttaatataactcagAAATTGTGTATTCGAAACAAGAATTCCACTCCCAAGAGTATAGCTAGCCTTTGTGACAGACAATCACATGccctttttgtaaattattaattttacgttaCAAACTATCGATGCATTAGGTACTGCTGTGTTAGCTGTGTTAGTTCATATATGTTatgattattaatgaataatgcAAAACCTTGcaataaaaatgctttaattgtgttttgaccttttattttgtttcatttaacgGACCCATTTAGCTTGAAGTTCCACTGGACCACAAGATACCCTTTGTTATTGCCTATTGAGATTATCACTTCTGTCTACTTCACTGCACTTCACTGTCTTAGTACATCACTTCGTACACTGTAGCCTTCTTGTCCCCAGATCCTGTCACTATAAATTTATCATCCGCTGATATATCACAACTGAGCACCGATGATGATTCTTTagactgtaaataaaaataatactttatatacttataactactaaaactacaaaaaaatagcatgtaacaatatttctttacttttaCTAAATAACATTGATTCAATGTCAGTTAAAAAATTGCAACATGGTTAAAATGAGTatgtatattaatcaataaaacaaaatcttgcttagtaaatatatacaatacacattaaagaaaaaaaaaactcaattgaCTGGTAAacgaaaaaaattgtttattttagttaattcaaTAATCTGACCTGAAATATACTAGCACCGTACGGCGTACGCCATGCGTTCAGCAGGTTATCCTTCCCTGTTGACACGAACCATTTGCCGCAAGCCGCGAAACGTAGCGACAGCACGCATGATTCGTGTAACACAAGCTGATAACGATCCGGCTTACCAGCGTGTAACACTTCCACGTGAGAGTTCTCCATACCCACAGCAAGCCATGAACCTGTTaagaaaaaggttttaaatttaactgtttCCATATATTATGCTATTTTTGTATGGCAACATtaacagtgatttttttttaatatatcaataatggTATATTTTTCCTAATACTTATagctataataatgtataatagtaTCTTTAGAATATGTTTGTATAATAGTGTCACATGTAGCTCATTTGATTGAGTTGAAAACTTACACAtcagtttttataatttgtttctaaATTTCTGGAATAATaccataaataaacattagatAAAGACCATTAAATCTCATGCTATAAACACAACATGAAActaaatgtttcaaataatatagtacACTTTCAGTATGCaattactacaaaaaaatactataatttaattttaaacataataaaacactatttacCTGTGGGACAGTACCCAAGAGAAAAGATCTGACTTGAAAAATCATGTTGATGCAACTGTCTTCCCTCTCTTAGATCCCAGGAACGAACTGTGTTATCAAGACCGCCCGTCCATAGCCTCGTGCCGTCTGGACTTATGTCTATACACGAAGCACCATCTGTATGACCTTTGGACAAAGTTGAATTGTTAAGACCTAGCCCATTGTCCTAGAAGTTTATCCTATTGGATTGAACATGCTTTCATCATTGGATTAATCTAAGCTTGATTACGTGTATTTGGCTATACTATACAGTATTAAATTTCTTTGTATgaggtattttatatttatttttaacagcaaaacatttttattagcgGAGAATGGAGATGCTAATCCAAATATTTACCAatctgattataatatttatttttatagacagTCCATTTATTAAAGTGAGTTATTagctatctatttttattttttttatttaaatagaggaACTGTGACAATGAACGTCAACAAATATGGTAATTTAAGTTATACTGGTATTTAATGAGATGCACTCGACACATGAACCAATTAgcggtattattaaattaaacacaaatctTACCTTGGAATTGCCTAACTAACGTTTGATTGTGTAGATCCCATACAGCTATATTTCCATCAGAGCAGCAACTAAAACACACCTGCAAGCaccaaaattatgtaaaattacatgCACCGATTTCTACTAACGGGCCGATCTCACTAATATTATGAACTGGCCACTAGAGTCGGCTTCGCATACTCTCAAATAAAGGATTAGCGTTTGGTTTCAATGAGTCACTACGTCGGGTGGTGTACCTTGGAGTCGGGGCTGATGGCGAGCGCGTAGCACGCGGGCGCGGACGACGTGAGCTCGGCGCGCATGCGCGGCGTGGGCGACGACAGGTCCCAGATGGACAGGTTGGACGCCTCGCCGCCCACCAACAGCGTGCGCCCGTCCGGCAGCAGCTTCACCGAGCGGATGTAGTTGTCTCTTTGCTGAGAGGAgggctttattatttttttatggcatcagCTTCCGTCACGGCAAGAGATGATGTCGAAATATGTCACGAAGTGATCTCAAACGAGGGTCACGGGAGGGATATCTTCGATCGTTTGCaattatcgaatttaaatatcaGCCGTTATGAAAAAATTGTTCTAGTTTGACAagtactacatattataaatttcgttaAATTCCTCGGCCCACGCGACAGAGTAGTGATAACGATTAAAGCCGTATCAACTCTAGCACTACAGACGAAAATATCCTCCAACCGGGTCCCACGGCCGACGCCGCAACGAATAGAGAAAGTCACCAAGCAGTCCAGCTGCGAGAGCGGCTCGAGCGCGGCGGGCGAGCCGGGGTCGGTGATGTCCCACAGCTTGACGCAGCCCTTGCCGCCCGTGTAGGCGTGGCGCGCGGCGCCCAGCGACAGCGCCACGGCGCACACCACCTCGCCGTGCGGCAGCGCCGCcaccgcgcgcgcgccgcgggCCACGCCCGCGCCCAGCAGCGCGTCGGCCGGGAACGGCACGGCCTGCAGCGGCCCGCCGCACGAGTGGTACGCGTACGCGCTGCGGGCACACGTACACACACGCGCTACTGATGGCCCGACCCGAAATTGAATCCGTCGGCTCGAAGTCTGTGGCTCTCGAAGGAGACCGTAGAGGGGATTCTTACGCGTACATAGCATCAACGACTCACGAGAGTccccctccacgttaaattgtcatattaatattagtataatctTTATTCGTATGTTAGTCGTCTCACGCGCTCTGACACGAGCGAGCACGAACGTCACGCGTACTGATACACGCTCGTGACGTAACGTGGAGGTGCGTGCCTTCATGAGTGAATTAGTCGATCAAACTTTCGCAGCGTTCAAAGATTGAAGTGTGGTAAATTAGTAAATTTCTACGAATGTAACCTCCATGGATACAGTGACGATGTAatagtgaatttaatttttgcaGTGTCAGTGTTTGTGGCCGAGAGGCGAGAGGCCAGAGGCCCGCGTTAAGTTTCCCGCATATACTCACGGCTTGGCGGGCGGCATGCCGTTGGTGCGCGTGTGTCCGTCGTAGGGCAGCGGCGGGCGGTAGGCGGCGTAGGCGGGGAAGGCGTAGCGCCCCGTGGGGGTGGGAGCGCGGTTCTTGGAACCGGGAGTTCCAGGCTTATCCTGGAACGGTATATATGTCTAGCTGTCTAACTCATACAAAtcagaaacaaaaaaagaaaacaaaatattataattccataatttcaaatcaaacaaacaaacaaacttaaaacaaattttgagATAATCTAAAGAACAATTAAGCACATTGTCCACATTCCAAGTAGCCATAATTTGTTAACTAATTGTAtagataattttactatatatacaaatatttagttaagttcacagtctaaataaattatctggCACGTTAAGCAAAAATTGCTACCTTTTAGGTGAAACACGCtattaaacatgtttttataacGGATATGTGTAATcagtcattatataaaattcctaAATAGCGATCGCAAAAGTATCGAGCAAAGTTTTTCAAAATTTCCGATTCACGCATCGCGCTGTTGAAAGAACGATTTTATTGTGCTTTGGCCATCAATAAGGATTGGTAACTAGGAGAGCTAAAACATCACATGTGCTTAGAAATAAGTCGTTTTTgattgtttcttatttatttttataggaacatatataattcacatttaataattatctttcaCTTACGTCTTTTGAACTCTTGGGTGTCGATCTGCTGGAAGAAGATCCTGACCTTGAAGGAGGTCGTGGACCATTTTCTGTTCTCTCACCGCCCTCTGTGCGTACATTGGGAGATCCTCTTTCCTCCTTTAATCGAGATAAAATTTtcgttttagataaaaatatctcTGTGCAGCTAATCTGATACGCAATTCCTatagttactttatatttttatactacttttccttaagtaataaaatattacaattttttttgttaaaaataaaaagcaaaaactATATCGTAAAGTAAACAGGCTAAgaatatacttttgtttttcataaaaactttataatacgGCAAcattaaacgtattttatttcgTAGTAAGATTATTTCTCATGTAACGTGtacaatataaatgataaataaataatatacgtatcaataatcaaacattttctactaaataatttatttcaaagaaagtTCCAAccatttagttaatttataattccaCAGACATATTGACTTAAGCATCGAATATTTTGAAACtcgaatacaatttattattgtaagtaatTTCATTATCATTGTTATTATCAGTCATAAAGTCAATAGACAAAAAACAACAGTAATATCGGGACGTAATCTCACCTCGTTTGCCACATCAACAACAAGATCTTGATCACTTTTTTCAGCGTCGCTATCCTAGAATATGAcgtttcgtttaaatattttaaaaaaaaataaagttccaACGTACAACTAGCAATTCAGTGAACAGCTATATAAATCGGAGCAACAATTTGAATTCGGAAAAAGCGTTTAAAAGCTGGAAATTAGATGACCGGCTGctgtatttaaaagaatatatttatttaatcttgcaACACTGAAATGTGAACGTCAACGATCAAACACACCAGCCGAGCCACCCGAACCAAAGAAACAAAAAGCTAGTATATACCAAGCGACACATACACTACATAGACTCACATGTCCGAGTACCTTCTCCTCCTTCCTGCGCTTGACGTCCAGCGCCTCGGGCTCCGCGGGCGAGCGCGGCCGGTACTTGTGCTCGCGCTCGTGGGGCGACACCGAGCGCCTTTGCTGTGTAGTAATATCGATAGTGTGGTTATTGCTTATATCGAAGAGACCGTACCCGTAAACCAGGAGATTTAGGGGTCAGTGACTTCCCAGTCAGTGCTAACATTTGTTAGacttattaataagtttaagcttatgtatgtaaataaattaagagaaaaaaaataaaaaatacgctgAGTTAATGTGATAAggaattttttgtatataatataacaggtATGCAtgcatttgtgtgtgtgtgtgtaattttatagatatatttattattatgtatggaTAAACTTCTAAATATATCCTAAATGTATACGTcaaatgtatacataaaacCTATGATAGGCTTTTAAAAGTAATGACAACGAAAGGACTTATCCTTTagttgtcattatttttaataaataccgtTCGCAAAATGCCGTATGcaactttatataaatgttatgttattgagAGTGGGTTTATAGAGTGTATCTTTGTATGGAAGACAAGCCGAACCAACCAAAGTCGAGTGATTTGGacgctttaaatagtttgtctTTATATCGAGTGACGTTATACGGAGTTTACACTGTATTTCATCctgtttaactttattaaagaGTGTTTCCTCACTCGGGTATATTATGTTTAGAACTAAAAGTTCTTAACACACTATGTACATGTATTAATAGatacttattactatttaatagaataatcttttaaatatttaaacacagaataaagttattatatacttattacttcACAATATGTTTGCTTATAATTGCTTTTGTTTTTGCGATAATATGTGGAGAGTTAATGAGTTTTTGTCTTTCCcagtaacaaataataaatgaacataCCTGTTGGCTATGACCTCGTGATGATATCCTATCGTCATCACGGGGCGGAGGTTGTCCGGACATGAGGGGTGGTGGGGCCGGCCCACCCGTTAAGGCTGGAGGTTTAATATCTGAGGGGGGCGGTA carries:
- the LOC125067939 gene encoding protein groucho-like isoform X7, which encodes MYPTPTRHPAGAVRGPQPTAGPIKFTVADTLERIKEEFNFLQAQYHTLKLECEKLASEKTEMQRHYVMYYEMSYGLNVEMHKQTEIAKRLSAIIGQVLPFLAQEHQQQVASAVERAKQQQQQQGLQQLLQQIHASAGLPHGVGGAGALLGAGGLLFPGAGPPPTPHLPPPAHKVELPPPSDIKPPALTGGPAPPPLMSGQPPPRDDDRISSRGHSQQQRRSVSPHEREHKYRPRSPAEPEALDVKRRKEEKVLGHVSLCSDSDAEKSDQDLVVDVANEEERGSPNVRTEGGERTENGPRPPSRSGSSSSRSTPKSSKDDKPGTPGSKNRAPTPTGRYAFPAYAAYRPPLPYDGHTRTNGMPPAKPAYAYHSCGGPLQAVPFPADALLGAGVARGARAVAALPHGEVVCAVALSLGAARHAYTGGKGCVKLWDITDPGSPAALEPLSQLDCLPSSQQRDNYIRSVKLLPDGRTLLVGGEASNLSIWDLSSPTPRMRAELTSSAPACYALAISPDSKVCFSCCSDGNIAVWDLHNQTLVRQFQGHTDGASCIDISPDGTRLWTGGLDNTVRSWDLREGRQLHQHDFSSQIFSLGYCPTGSWLAVGMENSHVEVLHAGKPDRYQLVLHESCVLSLRFAACGKWFVSTGKDNLLNAWRTPYGASIFQSKESSSVLSCDISADDKFIVTGSGDKKATVYEVMY
- the LOC125067939 gene encoding protein groucho-like isoform X9, whose product is MYPTPTRHPAGAVRGPQPTAGPIKFTVADTLERIKEEFNFLQAQYHTLKLECEKLASEKTEMQRHYVMYYEMSYGLNVEMHKQTEIAKRLSAIIGQVLPFLAQEHQQQVASAVERAKQQQIHASAGLPHGVGGAGALLGAGGLLFPGAGPPPTPHLPPPAHKVELPPPSDIKPPALTGGPAPPPLMSGQPPPRDDDRISSRGHSQQQRRSVSPHEREHKYRPRSPAEPEALDVKRRKEEKVLGHVSLCSDSDAEKSDQDLVVDVANEEERGSPNVRTEGGERTENGPRPPSRSGSSSSRSTPKSSKDDKPGTPGSKNRAPTPTGRYAFPAYAAYRPPLPYDGHTRTNGMPPAKPAYAYHSCGGPLQAVPFPADALLGAGVARGARAVAALPHGEVVCAVALSLGAARHAYTGGKGCVKLWDITDPGSPAALEPLSQLDCLPSSQQRDNYIRSVKLLPDGRTLLVGGEASNLSIWDLSSPTPRMRAELTSSAPACYALAISPDSKVCFSCCSDGNIAVWDLHNQTLVRQFQGHTDGASCIDISPDGTRLWTGGLDNTVRSWDLREGRQLHQHDFSSQIFSLGYCPTGSWLAVGMENSHVEVLHAGKPDRYQLVLHESCVLSLRFAACGKWFVSTGKDNLLNAWRTPYGASIFQSKESSSVLSCDISADDKFIVTGSGDKKATVYEVMY